The genomic region GTCATGCACACAACCTCCCGCACACCTGGGTTGTTGGCTTTCTCAATGGAGCAGCTTTGCAGGTTCCAGGTAGCCACCCTCAGGACAGGTCTGCCATCTCTCACCCCCACAAACATCTCCACAGAGGGGCGAGTGGATATGATCTGGGTTGGACCCCCAGGTGGAAAGTCCAGGTCTTCGCTCTGGAGGCTCAGGGAAGTGGGGCTGGGGTGAGGCTTGGCTGTGAAGTTGAGGCCACCATTGGTGTTTGTTGAAGGGGGACGGGACCGCTCTGCAAAAATCTGATGTCTGATTTTGTCCAGAAAGGAGGAATTGATGCAGTCCATTCTCACCAGGTCCTCGATACTTTTGAAGGGCCCGTGCTCTTTACGGTAGTCCACAATGCTGTTGGCGATCTTCTCAGTGATGCCACGGATGCTCATAAGCTGGGCTGGGGTGGCAGTATTAATGTTGATCTTGGTGGCAGAGAGGTGATGCTCAGAGGCCAGATCCTTGCGCAGGGAGCTGGGcgagtgctgtgctgagctgccctTGCTGCTCACACAGATCTCAAACTTCACCTGTTCCAGCTTGGCTGCCCCCACTCCGCTCACCAGCGCTAGGTCCTCCACTTTCTTGAAGCCGCCAATGTACTCCCGGTACTCGACGATGTTCTGGGCCACCACCCGGGTGACCCCAGGGAGGGTCATCAGCTCCTCCTCCGTGGCCGTGTTGATGTTGAGCCTCTCCTGGTTGACGAGGATGTTGCTGAAGTTGCACGCCGCGCTGAACTTGCGGCTGTGGCACAGGTCCGCCGGGTCGCGGGGGATGGAGCGGTGACAGCCCAGACTGCCCCCCATCTCACCGCCTCCGACACCGCCGCGCCGGGCCACCGCCGGAGCCGGGGGAGCGGGCGAGGGGCGCTGCCGGGGCTGCCCGCCCGCGACTCATGGACCCCCGCGGGAGGCCGGCGACACCCCGCGGCTCCGCGCCAGGAGACGACGGACCGCGGCGGCTGCAGGACACTCTGCGGACAGACCCAATACAAACCCGGTCAGTTGGACCCCGGCAGCCCCGCGGAGGGGCCCCAAaccctttccttctcctcctccgggAGACACCGCCCCTCCCTCGAGCCGGAGGTACCAAACGCTCCCCTGCAGCTCCCGACTGCcgctgccccgcgccccgccggcgGTAGTAGTAGCTCGGCGGGAGCTCCCGCCCCCTCGGCCGGGGGAGGTGGGGCCGGGCGCAGCCGCCACCGCCTCCCGGGGGGTGTCACCCGCACCGTGCCCGCCCCCGTCCGGCCGGTGCTGCGGTGGGGGTGACCGCCCCAGCGGGACTCACTCCGGCATCCTGGCCCCGGATCCGTCCCGTGCGCCTCCGTGGGgtgggggaggatgaggaggggcgACCTCCGCCTTCCCCGCACGGGCACTCACCCACGAAAGGTGGGGTCAGGCACGTAGGGTCCAGGGAGACCCAAAATGATCCTACCGCTGTCACCTTGCGTTAAGGGCGGGCGGGCTTTTCTCTTCCTCCAGGTGCATGGGACGCCGGGGTCTCAGGTGCTCAGACGCTCTTTGCAGCATTCCCATCCTTGAAGTTTCTTGAGCTCACCTGCCTGCAGCTGGCAGGGCATAAGTGTGTTTTCAAACCTCATGAAAGCCTCATCAGTCATCTCCactgttttgtttcgttttggttttggtttttgttttttggtttttttgtttttttttttttctgttgcagtcACTATGCTTTTGTACATCTGAGTAAAGTCTGCTTCTTTtcgttttatgtttttctttttcacatctcAAGCAATCGTGAGAGTGCTCGACAATCTCAAACTCCCCACTGAACGATGCTTTTGAACGTATTAGATCTGCATCCTAGGTCTGCCTCAGCCCTTGCCCCTGGTCTGCTGTATGCCTAGCCTTTCCTTGAGACACAGTATCACCATTCTGCACCGAGATCATGGTTCTATATCACCCATGTGCCTGAGCTCACTTTAACATAGTTCATCCCCGCCCTGAGAGCTGCAGCAGCCCACCACAGTCTGTGTTGGTAAAGCTGCTGAAGTATTTACACGGCTTCTACTGCATCGAGTCCCATGCTGCACTGTCTGCAATGCTACCTGTAGCCAAATTAGCTCATTTGAAACTAGCTTAACTGTGCCCACACAGGAGTAACTGCAGTGTCAATGAATCCAAAATGTAATCGG from Patagioenas fasciata isolate bPatFas1 chromosome 2, bPatFas1.hap1, whole genome shotgun sequence harbors:
- the EEPD1 gene encoding endonuclease/exonuclease/phosphatase family domain-containing protein 1 produces the protein MGGSLGCHRSIPRDPADLCHSRKFSAACNFSNILVNQERLNINTATEEELMTLPGVTRVVAQNIVEYREYIGGFKKVEDLALVSGVGAAKLEQVKFEICVSSKGSSAQHSPSSLRKDLASEHHLSATKININTATPAQLMSIRGITEKIANSIVDYRKEHGPFKSIEDLVRMDCINSSFLDKIRHQIFAERSRPPSTNTNGGLNFTAKPHPSPTSLSLQSEDLDFPPGGPTQIISTRPSVEMFVGVRDGRPVLRVATWNLQSCSIEKANNPGVREVVCMTLLENSIKLLAVQELVDREALEKFCMELNQPTLPNIRKWKGPRGCWKGVVSEKPSGQLHKGVEYFGFLWDTTAGIELKDASSQETAQTNGNGKHSYPHPYLAHFKVGMNDLTLVNLHLALSPSAGENIGKNHDSHKLAAFAQTLQETLKGEKDVIILGDFNQAPDSSDHDILRKEKFHHLVPSSTFTNISTKNPQGSKSLDNIWISRSLKKVFTGHWAVVREGLTNPWIPDNWSWGGVASDHCPVLAEFYLEKDWNKKDVTRNGNGVTVERNDSHTKHER